Proteins from a genomic interval of Maniola jurtina chromosome 8, ilManJurt1.1, whole genome shotgun sequence:
- the LOC123867649 gene encoding zinc finger MIZ domain-containing protein 1 encodes MSGGGENGQFGATAAMVAAATTAAMQDSQPFSQMQNNMTMGNPQYNAMNGYGQQRSHNPAMTGMGMGGNGGMNGMTGMGQMGNAMNGMNPMAQMANMGMHATMMSSQMGPGQMGGSAKMGPGYHQRRHTPYPSGTMLMGSRKTQYMTGQPSFGPGPGQYPTGYGGRPGFQAQYPPQQALGPSGNFSAGMRGSMRQSTPPYSNQGQYFNGSVTNQFPQHQAGSAQYGAQYGGQFAQEVAMRSNMSYQHSPVPGNPTPPLTPASSMPPYISPNADVKPHFNELKPPMGMQNDELRLTFPVRDGIILPPFRLEHNLAVSNHVFQLKPTVHSTLIWRSDLELQLKCFHHEDRQMNTNWPASVQVSVNATPLVIDRGENKNSHKPLYLKEVCQPGRNTIQITVSACCCSHLFVLQLVHRPSVRSVLQGLLRKRLLTADHCIAKIKMNFNQTPANPNNSNISNDRDSVEQTALKVSLKCPITFKKITLPARGHECKHIQCFDLESYLQLNCERGSWRCPVCNKPAQLEGLEVDQYMWGILNTLNTSDVDEVTIDSGANWKATKIPTNTGIKQEEDSNDGSGKRSKAVSPGSMNMPTMNNWDMNQALSPYLPPDMNTIASGSMISSYNQGGQNRNSGSSNQNYDFGMNNGPGSNEFAGNGPLSHLNDSVNSLDPLNAMEKSLNEQMPHTPHTPHTPGSAHTPGGGGGAHTPGSSHTPGPPSVDHHPLTDVDIPADLNFDPAAVIDGEGTDNLNLLPETNVDPMELLSYLDAPALGELLATPPSSSSSAGSHPPRVPSSDDLLALFE; translated from the exons ATGAGCGGCGGAGGCGAGAACGGGCAGTTCGGCGCCACCGCCGCGATGGTCGCCGCGGCCACCACGGCCGCGATGCAGGACTCGCAGCCCTTCTCGCAG ATGCAAAACAACATGACTATGGGAAATCCCCAGTATAATGCGATGAACGGCTACGGTCAGCAGCGCAGCCATAATCCCGCAATGACGGGAATGGGAATGGGTGGCAATGGCGGCATGAACGGAATGACTGGCATGGGCCAGATGGGAAATGCTATGAATGGCATGAATCCGATGGCTCAGATGGCGAATATGGGAATGCACGCTACTATGATGTCCTCACAAATGGGACCTGGCCAAATGGGTGGATCGGCTAAAATGGGTCCAGGGTACCACCAAAGGCGGCACACACCTTATCCATCAGGAACAATGCTTATGGGATCGAGGAAAACTCAATACATGACTGGGCAGCCTAGTTTTGGTCCCGGCCCTGGTCAATATCCCACGGGGTACGGTGGGAGACCTGGTTTCCAAGCTCAATACCCACCACAGCAGGCACTCGGTCCGAGTGGAAATTTTAGTGCAGGAATGAGGGGTAGCATGAGACAATCTACGCCACCTTACTCAAATCAGGGGCAATATTTCAACGGCAGTGTTACGAATCAGTTTCCCCAGCATCAGGCAGGAAGTGCGCAGTACGGTGCACAGTATGGCGGACAATTCGCGCAAGAAGTAGCTATGCGCTCAAATATGAGCTATCAGCACAGCCCTGTACCGGGAAATCCAACGCCACCACTCACGCCAGCCAGTAGTATGCCACCTTACATCAGCCCTAACGCAGATGTTAAACCTCACTTTAACGAGCTCAAGCCACCGATGGGCATGCAAA ATGACGAGCTCCGGTTAACATTCCCTGTAAGAGATGGTATAATACTACCACCTTTTAGATTAGAACATAATTTAGCAGTTAGCAATCATGTATTCCAATTAAAACCTACGGTCCACTCAACGTTAATATGGAG ATCCGATCTTGAGTTACAACTAAAATGCTTCCATCATGAAGATCGGCAAATGAATACAAACTGGCCAGCAAGCGTGCAGGTCTCTGTTAATGCAACACCTTTAGTAATTGATAGAGGTGAAAACAAAAATTCACACAAACCATTGTACCTGAAAGAAGTGTGTCAACCTGGCAGGAATACAATACAAATCACCGTATCGGCTTGTTGTTGT TCACATCTATTCGTTCTGCAATTAGTACATCGGCCGAGCGTGAGGAGTGTGTTGCAAGGGTTACTACGAAAACGACTTCTCACAGCAGATCATTGCAtcgcaaaaattaaaatgaacttTAATCAAACGCCAGCTAATCCTAACAACTCCAATATTTCCAACGACAGAGATAGTGTTGAACAAACGGCGCTTAAAGTATCATTAAAATGTCCCATAACATTCAAGAAGATAACATTACCTGCGCGGGGGCATGAATGTAAACATATACAGTGCTTTGATTTGGAATCCTACTTGCAACTTAATTGCGAGAGAGGATCATGGCGATGTCCAGTGTGCaa TAAACCAGCTCAGTTGGAAGGCTTAGAAGTAGACCAATACATGTGGGGTATCCTAAATACCTTGAATACCTCCGATGTAGATGAAGTAACTATCGATAGTGGGGCAAATTGGAAAGCAACTAAGATTCCTACAAACACTGGTATCAAG CAGGAAGAAGACAGCAACGACGGTAGTGGCAAAAGATCGAAAGCTGTATCACCAGGGTCCATGAACATGCCAACAATGAACAATTGGGATATGAATCAGGCCCTATCACCATATTTACCGCCAGATATGAACACTATTGCGAGCGGGTCCATGATTTCATCGTACAACCAAGGAGGACAGAATAGAAACTCGGGATCAAGTAACCAAAACTATGATTTCGGCATGAACAACGGACCAGGCAGCAATGAGTTTGCAGGCAATGGTCCTCTATCTCATCTAAACGATAGTGTTAACTCCTTGGATCCACTCAACGCGATGGAGAAAAGTCTTAATGAGCAG ATGCCACACACTCCTCACACGCCTCATACGCCGGGATCCGCACACACGCCGGGCGGAGGCGGCGGGGCGCACACGCCGGGCTCGAGCCACACTCCAGGGCCGCCGTCCGTCGACCACCATCCTCTTACAGACGTCGACATCCCCGCAGATCTCAACTTTGATCCAGCAGCCGTCATTGATGGAGAGGGCACTGATAATCTTAAT CTTCTTCCGGAGACAAACGTAGACCCGATGGAGCTTCTCTCGTACTTGGATGCGCCAGCTCTCGGTGAACTGCTAGCGACGCCGCCTTCGTCTTCATCTTCGGCGGGATCACATCCGCCCAGGGTGCCTTCGTCCGATGATCTCCTAGCCCTATTTGAATGA